From Thermodesulfobacteriota bacterium:
CCTGATTATAACCAGGGCTGATTACCAGAGGGCCTATAATAACGCCCTGAAAAACTATCAGCAGATCTACGGGGACGCCCTGTCCGGGGACCTGCTTAAGAAGATGAACCTGGATAAGGTGGTTCTGGATGGTATTATAAAGGACGTCCTGGCACAGGAAGGTGCGGCAGGTCTGGATATCCGGGTGAGCGATGAAGAGATCAACGAGTATATCCGCAGTATGCCGGTATTCAATGAAGGAGGCCGGTTTAGCGAGGAAAGGTACCGGGGGGTTCTGGAAAATGCACGCATGACCCCGGCTGCCTTTGAAGAGGATTTGCGTAAGGAGCTTCTCTGGGCCAAGGTGGCAGATACGCTGGGCCGGTTGGCCAAGGTATCGGATGACGAGGTCTGGAATGCCTTTCAGTACGCCAATCGCCGGATAAATCTGGCCTATATCCCGTTTACGGCAGCGGCTTTTAAGAACCAGGTCAAAGTAGAGTCGCCCGCCCTCCGGCAGTATTTTACCGGCCATCAGGAGGATTATCGTGTGCCGGCCCGGGTGCGGGTGCGGCTGGCCCGTTTTCTTTTCAAGGACTATGCGCCTAAGGTCAATGTGTCGCCGGCAGAGGTAGAGAACTACTATAAAAGTAATACGGAGGCATTTAGAGAACCGGAAAGGCGAAGGGTAAGCCATATCTTTTTTGCCCTGAAGCCTGCGGCGACGGATGAAGAGATAGCCAGGACCCAGACCAGGGCCGAAGAGGCACTTAAGAAGGCCGGATCCGGCGAGGATTTTGCCGCGCTGGCCAGGCAGTTTTCCGAAGACAAAAGCGCCCTCAGGGGTGGAGACCTCGGATACTTACGGCAGGGGACTACGGATCCCTCTTTCGAAAAGGTGGTTTTTTCCCTGGAAAAGGGAGGCATCAGCCCGGTGGTGAGAAGTAAGGCCGGGCTGCATATTATCAAGGTGACTGAGGTCGTCACCTCCGCGGTAAAACCCTTGGCCGCAGTGGCTGCGGATGTCAAAAGGGTCCTGACCGAAAATAAGGTCCGGGAGTTCGCAATGGCCGGGGCGGCAAGGACATACGAACAGATTATACGCTCAGGCGGTCTCGATAGATACGCAAGGGTGCAAAACCTTCCTCTGACAGAGACCGGCTTTTTTTCTGAACAGGATGAAGTGGATGGAGTAGGCCGCGAGGCAGGCTTTAACCGCGCTGCCCTGGCCCTGAAAAAGGGAGAGGTAAGCTCTTTGATTAAACTGCCCCAGGGTTATTTTGTCTGTGAGGTTATGGAGAGAAGAGAGTCATTTATACCAAAATTAGAGGAGATCGAAGTAAAGGTAAAAGCAGACTTCACGGAGAATCAGGCTACAAAACTGGCTGAATCAGAGGCCAGTAAATTTATATCCGGCCTTAAGGGCGGGCAACAATTTTCTGATCTGATTCGCAAATACGGATTTTCGGTGCGCGAGACCGGGTATATAGCTCCAACCGCCCTTTCCGGTAATGAATTTCCGTTCGCAAGGTCCGCGCAGGAACTGTCCATGCTGACACCGGCCCATCCGTATATCCAACAACCGGTTAGAACAGGGGACGCCTTTTATGTTGTGAGCCTGGCCGGCACTAAAGAGGCCCCGAAGGAGCTTTACGAGACGCAGAAAGATGCCATAAAGGAAAAACTTCTACTTATGCAAAGGGACGTCATCTTAAAAGGGTGGCTGGACGGGTTAAAGAAGAAGGCTGAGATCGAGTATGGCGAGGAATTTGAGAAGTACCG
This genomic window contains:
- a CDS encoding SurA N-terminal domain-containing protein, with the translated sequence MLDFMRRHTRAWLIKIILVAVILVFIFWGVGTIRARRADMVAEVNGLIITRADYQRAYNNALKNYQQIYGDALSGDLLKKMNLDKVVLDGIIKDVLAQEGAAGLDIRVSDEEINEYIRSMPVFNEGGRFSEERYRGVLENARMTPAAFEEDLRKELLWAKVADTLGRLAKVSDDEVWNAFQYANRRINLAYIPFTAAAFKNQVKVESPALRQYFTGHQEDYRVPARVRVRLARFLFKDYAPKVNVSPAEVENYYKSNTEAFREPERRRVSHIFFALKPAATDEEIARTQTRAEEALKKAGSGEDFAALARQFSEDKSALRGGDLGYLRQGTTDPSFEKVVFSLEKGGISPVVRSKAGLHIIKVTEVVTSAVKPLAAVAADVKRVLTENKVREFAMAGAARTYEQIIRSGGLDRYARVQNLPLTETGFFSEQDEVDGVGREAGFNRAALALKKGEVSSLIKLPQGYFVCEVMERRESFIPKLEEIEVKVKADFTENQATKLAESEASKFISGLKGGQQFSDLIRKYGFSVRETGYIAPTALSGNEFPFARSAQELSMLTPAHPYIQQPVRTGDAFYVVSLAGTKEAPKELYETQKDAIKEKLLLMQRDVILKGWLDGLKKKAEIEYGEEFEKYR